The region GACCAAAGTTATTTGGCAGGACatttacatggaaatagaagGAAGTTCTCCCCATTTTACCTTTGAATGTAAGCATTATAATTGagggtcggcggcttaaactaggacAGGTCGGGTTATCgtaaaaacataatattttttatttggccttaccaAAACGTTGGATATAGTGTGTTTTTACCACcacaatgttttgtttgtcatttgTTGAATATACGGAATGAAAGAATCTAGACAGAAGCTGcaacagcaattttttttccaccAACTCGAATTTGTTTAACTGTTCGAACATGACAATGAACTTATTTCCTAAGTGGTACTTATACCTGTTCAAGAGTGACATCGGGTCAAACAACAGATACATACAAATGGTGTATATAGAGATTCTTACCCTGTTTTGGCAAAATTTACCCAATATTCCATCATTATATTACTCAATTCAACTTCTTCTGCTGTGACGTTGGCGAATTTTAACAAACCATCGTAATCTTGTAAAATTATCGTTCCGATGACGAAGTCGACTTGGTGAGTATGACCAGCTCCATCTACATACGAAGGGCAGTCACAGTAACTTGAGCGGTGGTCAAAATGGTAATGGTATGTATTTCCTCCTGTATTTGGCAACTTGCCATGTTCTCTAGCTGCTTGTACTGTAGGATAAATGTAGACACGGTCGCCATAGAAATCAGCATACAGATCCCTTCTAATAAATTCATCAAAAGGATGTGCCCAGTCAGTATATTCATGAAGTGCTGCATCTGTGACCACTTCTTCATTTTTCTCAAAGGATGACTCAATGTCCAATGTGACTAGGTTTTCAAACATATTTAGGGGCATTCCAAGGTTAAGATCATATGGGATGAAAATCAATCTAATTGATCCTTCGTAGCTATTGGAACCAAAAAGATAGTCATACTTTTCAAAGTCACTGTTTGCAACGAATTGTTCGAATGGGTGGGTAATAACTTCTCCATCCACGACTAATCCAACATCGACGCCTGTTTGTGCTACAACAATGTCGTCTGCAGGTACTTCCCTTAAACAGTTTACTAAGTTTTCGTGGTTTTCTACATCTTTGCAACCGAGATCACTGCCGAGCTTTCTTGCATTTGTTGCCGGATCTCCAATAATTTGATCATAATTGAGAATACCACTTTGAGATATGACTCGTTGAAACAACCCTTCACTGGCTGGTGAAAGTGCCAGAACATGGCAAGCTCTTCCCCCTGCAGAATTACCGAAAATCGTTACTTGATCTGGATTTCCTCCAAAATATGCGATGTTTTCTTTTACCCAGGTCAATGCAAGAAGTTGGTCTAGAAGTCCGTAGTTACCAGAAGCGTATGAATCCCCGGTGCTCAGGAAACCAAGCACGCCAACTCGGTAGTTTAGTGTGATAGCGATGACGTTGTGGTATGCTGCCAGTGCAGTAACATCGTAAAACATACCCTGTCCAAACATAAAACTACCACCATGAATCCAGACCATCACGGCAAAAGGTTTGGCGATGTCACTGGCATTGTTTGGTACGTATATATTTAGTAGCAGGCAATCTTCGTCCTGGTCGTAGTTTGGCAAAGGGTTGTTTATTTCAAGTTGTGGACAGGACGGACCAAATTCCGTTGCATCGTAAACTGCTGGAGCCCAAGGCTTCTTCGGCACTGGAGGCAGAAAGCGTAGGTCTCCAGCAGGAGATTCCGCGTATGGTATACCTCTGAACATGTCAACATTAAGTCCTGGGAAAGTGGTACTGGTGCCTTCAACAGGTCCGTTGTCAGTGTCTACAACTGGGCCACTCATAATCATTACTACACACATTAGAATTACCTGCAACCACACTGGATTTAACATTTCGCGAACCATTGTCTAGAAGTGTAGCTTTTACTTTAGCTCTGGTAACATAAGTGTCCAGCCACAAAATTATTTTCTCAGCAGTTGCTAGCTGAAGACCGTTTGCAATCTGTGTTCGCCCAAAGACAGTTTGGTGGAAACTATCTATGTGTTAAAGGTCACGTAGAGGGGAATAACCATCTCATGACAGACTTGAATGTTCGGGACAGCGTGCAACTAAAGGAAATAATCCAACTTGggtaatatatattcatatattcatcgTAAAGGTACACACAACTAACAAAAGATGGAAGAAAATGGTAAGGGAGTTGCTCTTTCTCATGTGGAAAATACATTGCCCAAATTAAAACTTACACAATATTGCCATCGTATTGTTGGAAACATAGTTTTCTCTTCATTTCATCGACCCAAGTTTATCAAAGTACTAACTCTGACGACTACCGACTATTTGACCTTTGCTTGCAAGTCCAAAAGACACCAAAGGTTAACAAGAGATCTGTTTtaataattgaaataatatGGCTAACCCACTTTTACTGTATTTAGTTACGAAGATCATACACGCTCAGTATTTGTATAAAATGCCACATGAACATGCTAAGGGCAATAATTTCAGGTAGTTCGCTTGTTTTGAAGTTATAGATGTAAGAGATAATATTGTAAGTAAACACTCGTTGGCTATGATGACATGTTTGCTATCATTGGTTCCAATCAAAGTCTAATATCTGCCTCTCATGTGATACGTTGTTGTAAAACTGCTACAATAGACGTGATTGATGATAGAACATCCCTCCAAAGCAGAAAAGATAACCTCAGCCTTGTTTGTACTGCGGCTGATTTAATGAAAATGTATCATTAAATCCCACTCCCCTTTATAGTATGTTGTTTTAATCATGGATATCAGAATAATTGACTCTACTCGTGGCATCGTATACTTTGATCAATTGAAATGGGAATCACTTCATATATTAAAATGCCATGCTTGATACACCATCACACGAGAGTTGTGCCTTACGACATATGTATAGGTGAAATTAAAGGTCTGCTGTCTGATGCTATTACATCTTCATCTCACTTAAATGTCATGATTACTTCATGAAAGTAAAACGTGaaatctgtccgtccgtccgtccgtccgtccgtctgctgtctgtctgtctgtctgtctgcctgcctgcctgcctgcctgtctgtctgtctgtctgtctgtctgtctgtctgtctgtctgtctgtctgtatgtctgtctgtctgtctgtctgtctgtctgtccgtctgtccgtccgtccgtccgtccgtccgtccgtccgtctgtctgatTATATTGTGGTAATATATTTCTGTACTATAACTAGCAATAACATTCATTCAAATGAAGGTAAAAGAAAAATGAAGATTAACAGATACGACTGTAAAGCAGCTGTACTGGCAGATACAGTGCAAGTGTTTCCAACAAGCTTTGGAACATACTCCAACCAAAAAGCCAGTTTTTCTGCACGGAGCCTCTGCTTTATGTTTTCATCCGTCATTTTAGTGGTTAAATGTAGATAGAACTCGTCAGTACTGTCATATTCCGGCCAGGTTACAGTTCTGTAATTCATCTGTCCACTGTTTGGATCGCTAAAGttaaatataaaagaaaacatcaacaGTGCGTCACTTTGAATTGTACCTTGATAGATATCACAAGTGGTGATCTATGGTCGGGGCAAATTCATATTCACGAGGTCAAGAACAaactatttacataacattatcTAGAGTAATTTCTTACCCTGTCTTTGCAAAATTTATCCAATATTCCATCATCACGTTACTCAGCTCAATTTCTTCTGCTGTGACGTTGACGAATTTTAACGACCCGTCATAATCCTGTAAAACTATCGTCCCAAGGACGAAGTCAATCTCGTAAGAATGTCCAGCTCCATCTACATATGGAGCACAGTCACAGTAACTTGAATGATGGTCAAAATGGTAGTGGTACGTCTTTCCCCCTTCATATGACAACTTGCTGTGACTGTGTTCTCTAGCTGCCTGTACTGTTGGGTAGAGGTAGATATGATCGCCATAGAAATCAGCATACAGATCCCGTCTAATAAATTCGTCAAAAGGGTCAGCCCAGTCAGTATATTCATGGAGTGCTGCATCTGTGATGGCCTCTTCATTTTGCTCAAAAGATGAAGCGATATCTGTTCTGATCTGGTTTTCAAAGAAATCTTGAGGCATTCCTAGAGTAAGGTCGTACGGGATAGACTCCATTCTAAAAATTGCTTCATAGCTATTAGCACCAAGAAGATAATCGTATTTTTGAAAGTCACTTTTTGCAACAAATTCTTCGAATGAATGGGTGATAACTTCCCCATCCACGACTAACCCAACGTTGACATCCCTTTGAGCGACAACGATGTCGTCCGCAGGTATTCCCCTCAGACAGTTGACTAATTTTTCGTGATTATTTATATCTTGACAACCAAGGTCACTGGCAAGCTTTCTCGCATTTGTTGCCGGATCCCCAATAATTTGATCATAATTGATAGTACCACTTTGAGATATGACTCGCTGAAAAAGCCTTTCACTCGCTGGTGAGAGTGCCAGAGAATGGATAGCTCTTCCCCCAGCAGAATTACCAAAAATAGTTACTTGCTCTGGATTTCCTCCGAAAAAGACGACGTTTTCTTTCACCCAGGTCAAAGCAAGCAATTGGTCAAGAAGTCCATAGTTACCCGAAGCGTATGCATCTCCAGTGCTCAGAAAACCAAGGGCCCCAACTCGGTAGTTTAGGGTGACagctatgacgtcataataagCTGCCAGTGCTGTAACATCGCGAAACATGCCCTGTCCAAAAGTAAAACTACCACCGTGAATCCATACCATCACGGCAAAAGGTTTGGCGATGTCACTGGCATTGTTGGGTACGTATATATTTAGCAGCAGACAATCTTCGTCTTTGTCATAGTTAGGCAATGGGTTGTTTATAAGATCTTGTGGACACGACGGGCCAAAGTCCGTTGCAT is a window of Glandiceps talaboti chromosome 5, keGlaTala1.1, whole genome shotgun sequence DNA encoding:
- the LOC144435368 gene encoding neuroligin-1-like, yielding MTRDIAKPVPLLVIVLTMCVVVVVKSGPVIDTKCGPVEGTSTTFPGLNVDMFKGIPYAESPAGDLRFLPPVPKKPWAPAVYDATDFGPSCPQDLINNPLPNYDKDEDCLLLNIYVPNNASDIAKPFAVMVWIHGGSFTFGQGMFRDVTALAAYYDVIAVTLNYRVGALGFLSTGDAYASGNYGLLDQLLALTWVKENVVFFGGNPEQVTIFGNSAGGRAIHSLALSPASERLFQRVISQSGTINYDQIIGDPATNARKLASDLGCQDINNHEKLVNCLRGIPADDIVVAQRDVNVGLVVDGEVITHSFEEFVAKSDFQKYDYLLGANSYEAIFRMESIPYDLTLGMPQDFFENQIRTDIASSFEQNEEAITDAALHEYTDWADPFDEFIRRDLYADFYGDHIYLYPTVQAAREHSHSKLSYEGGKTYHYHFDHHSSYCDCAPYVDGAGHSYEIDFVLGTIVLQDYDGSLKFVNVTAEEIELSNVMMEYWINFAKTG
- the LOC144435367 gene encoding neuroligin-1-like, producing the protein MSGPVVDTDNGPVEGTSTTFPGLNVDMFRGIPYAESPAGDLRFLPPVPKKPWAPAVYDATEFGPSCPQLEINNPLPNYDQDEDCLLLNIYVPNNASDIAKPFAVMVWIHGGSFMFGQGMFYDVTALAAYHNVIAITLNYRVGVLGFLSTGDSYASGNYGLLDQLLALTWVKENIAYFGGNPDQVTIFGNSAGGRACHVLALSPASEGLFQRVISQSGILNYDQIIGDPATNARKLGSDLGCKDVENHENLVNCLREVPADDIVVAQTGVDVGLVVDGEVITHPFEQFVANSDFEKYDYLFGSNSYEGSIRLIFIPYDLNLGMPLNMFENLVTLDIESSFEKNEEVVTDAALHEYTDWAHPFDEFIRRDLYADFYGDRVYIYPTVQAAREHGKLPNTGGNTYHYHFDHRSSYCDCPSYVDGAGHTHQVDFVIGTIILQDYDGLLKFANVTAEEVELSNIMMEYWVNFAKTG